Genomic DNA from Magnolia sinica isolate HGM2019 chromosome 4, MsV1, whole genome shotgun sequence:
CAGTTAATGCATTTAAAGAATTTTTGCTGGGGAATCCACACCGTCGATCTGAAGGAACGGACAGTGGATGAGtagtatccaaaaaaaaaaaaaacaaaaaaaaaaaaatcctacaccAGGTGATTTGTAAACGGGGAATTAGTAACTTAAAATAAACTGTTATATATATGAAGAAAACACATCGGCTATCCGATATAGATGGTATGGTAGAAGATGCTTTTCGTGCATTTCCAGACATGTCTTAGTAATGGTCTAGATCAGAGAAAAGTGGACCCAACTTACACAAAAAATAGATGCATGACACCTCACTTTCGGATGCGTTAAGACCTTGTACTTCATCGCCTCAACGCATGAAGATCACCTGAGACTATATCACCCAATCCATTGGACTATATGCTACAGTCCACACAGCGAATACATTCCCACGTTTCAAGTATGTGAGACATCCAATCAGTCCAATAAGTTGGTCTATCATGGTGATTATCATATGAAAAAAATCAACGATatccactcattgagtggaccacacgttTATGTTGATATTTATCAATAGGTAGAATTTGTTTTCTATAGTGTCGCACCATGAGTAGAtaaagatgattttttatttgaaagatattcatggtgtggccaacctattggaagggttggatgtcatatgcaCTAAGTAGATTGGGAGTTATCCAATAGCGGATCGTACCTTGCATTCCAACGgcttggacttgagaccttcccATTTGCATGTTTACTTCTGGTGTTTTTAATTGATAGATGGTCCACTGGATAAGTTAATAGTGCTTGTACATGCATCGGGACACTTGGACAGCAAACTTGtcaatccggactgtccattgCGTTCGGCATGCACTTCGTGGCTTGCAACCTGAAATTCACACTGGTATGATGTTCCGATCCATCCATGAGTTgtccctttcttttatttatttatatatttttttattttttagccaCCCATTTCCCAAACCATGGAGAGATGGTGAGGTTTGTCTAATCCAAGTGTTTCTTCGAAACAAAAAGCTACCCATGGTGGCCCAACAAATCAATGGCTCAAATTATTTGATCTGATGGTTAATTAGAAGCGTCCACCGGTAAGATATAACTAGTGGACTCAGATTAGGTGGTGTTACCGACACCATGCCCAACAGCAGCGTGTTGATGTATTGGGCAcggtgaggcccaacatgatgcatatgttttatatccctgccgtccatccatttttccatatcattttagggtttgaaacaaaaaatgaagtagatacaaagcttaagtcgaccacactactggaaaaaTTGGGGATAATGAtaactaccgttgaaacttttgtagggttcacggtaatgtttatttgtcatccaacccattgataaggttaaTCCGACCTtgacgaaaaaaaaataaatctgaccttgatgaagagaaaatactaatgtcggcttgattcaaaacttttgtggccccgaagaagtttttaatggtaggcgttcaatcacaactgtttcctttgatgtggtccagttGACCTTCGGATCTGCTTTTGTTTtgaattcatgccctaaaatgaggtagaaaaCGGagaattcatgccctaaaatgaggtagaaaacggatggacggcgtggatataaagaaCATAGGGCCCAAGAGCCCaacacatgttttttttttttttaagggttagcttgttagtacacacccatgtccgtacacacactccatgttagccacccccgctagggatcgataccaagacctcaagtgttgaaacgaggtatctccacctCAAGAGCCCAACACATTGACACACCACCGATGTGCCCGAAGTTGTACGCCAAAAGCTATTTTACTAAAGTTGGAAATGAACGCAAGTGAACTTTCACACTCAGTTACTCCTTCCCTGTCAAAATGTCACACGTGTGGATATCTGGTCCGTGCAAATGTTGGGCCACAACAGTTTCTGTAATATAGTTTAATGTTCTTAAATAATGATATGTAGGTAGTCTATTAGAGAGACAAGGCGGCATACCACTCGTGCACATATTTCATGTTCCACTAACCACAAGATTTATAAGATCTCTCCCTTAATTTAATAGATTATGGGCATTAATGAAAATTAACGTGGCCCAACACAACAGACGGTCCACACGGGCATCACATGCAAATACATCTCCTTGTAGCCTTGACATGAAGCCAAGATTCCTTATGTCTCCAATCGAACTTGTACGGAAAATGATCTTATATAAGAGCTTCTTATGGAGGAGGAGAAATCATCTCAATCTTCCTTTCTTtgaattgtaattgtaattagcATTTTTGGGCCATCTTGATCAACGGCAAGATGGTCAGCTCATCTACGGCGGCCACGATGAAGAGTCCTAACCATGTCCGCTCAACCAGCTTGCCTTCCAGGTCGCATCCCCTCGCTCAGAGAGTCGAGGAACAGCTCGGCAAATTAAGAGCTTGGAACACACtctcatcatcgtcatcatcatcatcatcgtcgtcgtccGTCCATCCAACATCCGAGATGTTATGTGAAAGCTTGAATGGCCTCGTTGACTTGTATGATTGCGTTGGGGATTTGCTCGAATTGCCACTCACCCAACAAGCATTGGTCCATCATCGGCACCAGAAATGGGCCGAAGAAGCATTGGATGGATGTCTTCGAATGTTGGATGTGCGTGGCAGCGCCGGAGATGTTTTCATGAAGATGAAGGAACATGTCCAAGACCTACAATCAGCTCTTCGCAGAAGAGAACCTGGTGTTGGAAGCAAGGTCTCGACTTTCCTCTCTTCCAAACGGAAGATGAAGAAAGATATAAAAAAATGCCTTAAAGCATCGAAGAGAACAGAAAACCAATccactctctttcctctcttggGCGATAATCAACATCTTGGGGTGGTTATTCATGTCCTCAGAGAAgtaaggtcgatcaccatctccGTCTTCGAAACCATTTCATCCTTCATGTTAGTGTCAAGGCCAAAAATTACATTGGTTGGAAGGTCCGTggtctcaaaatggatgggcatgcAGCGAGTAGCATGTGAAGGAGAAGCGAAGAAAATGAGTGAAATGGAGAGGGTTGATGCCACTCTCTACTCCCTTCACAGCAGCAATGTATGCAAGGATATCGATGCCGAGAGCATGCAAATTGCACAAAAACAGTTGGAAGGATTGGAACTAAGCATCCAGAGTCTTCAAGATGGATTGGATTGTTTGTTTAGGCATTTGATTAAAACCCGAGTCTCCCTCCTCAATATATTTAACCACTAGTCAATCTAAATCCAGTCCTCGACTAAAATCttcatctttattttttattggcGTCCATGGTTTTTTGTCAATGGAATTGCCAATGGACTTAGATCATTGTACTTGAATACATGCACCATGCAATCTCAATCAAAATCAATATAAATAGCTTATACAAACattgtttcttttcctttttttttttttttttcatctgttTGCGATTATCTGGTATAACGGATCGGTTGATGCAATGTATTCATACACGAGATTGAGTTTCGGTGGTacaaaattttgatttattaaGCAAATGGAGGGGTTAACAGTTTGGATATACACTTTTTGATAGAGTATAAAAAGGGAAAATTAGTAATTCCCTCGATATAATTGACTAACTAAAATGTATGTTAAATGATGAGATATATTTTAGAAAGCTTACAATAAATGATGGAGTAtataaaaatcattagtttggcgGATAATACTGGTAAGTGTATGTGATGTGAGCAGATGAGCACGTCCGTCCTTGAGCCCTATAAAGTACAAACAATTGAAAGAAACAACGTTTCTCGCTGTTAATGGCCGGATAGTCCTCGGCGCCAAATTGTAACAGCAGGGAAGAGGGAAAAAGGATCCTTTTTCAttcttgatgtagagcaggttgcagacactttcatggcaaagatagaCCAGAGAAGGCTCGGTCGGTGGAAGAAATGATCGGGACCAGttgaaccttaaaacagtcatatctttgcaaactgggatgagttttttggtataccatatataattttgagtaggagaagctactttagccaaccatccCAACCATGTCGGGTTGCCCATGCTGTGGGGACAATGTGaccaactgttgaaaccttccatggGCCtgcttgatatttattttccatccaacttgttcataacgtcacacagacctgaatgaagagaaaacacaaatatcagcttgatccagccccaaagaagttttcaatggtacaggttcaattcccactactttttgtggttTGGCCCGCTTGAGCTTTATATCTGTCTCAATTTTGAGCCCGTCTCCTAAAataatctagtaaaatggatgaactgtatggatataaaacatacatcatgctgggacccaacagaagttggtgacgtcaacaaACCATGCAATCCGATTCCATTTCCCCCGGGCATCCATACGGCCCTCATGAGGAGCGGCTTGGATAAGTGGCATATCCTATCTGCTTCCTTGCCGCCGTACCATATGATAGGCACGTCCTtacataaaaagaaaatattataatGAAAGTTCCACGTAGCTCAATAGAGGAACTGCTATTACCCtattggtttggcgtccgaagctgtttttttttttttttttttttttttagcgagtagtgacgtggaccaatgagaattagggtatcaggaattctctgttgacctgataacacgTCCTtacataaaaagaaaatattataatGAAAGTTCCACGTAGCTCAATAGAGGAACTGCTACCTACAAATTGGCCATTACAGCTATGTATGTCTGAGTCGAGGAAAcgaggaaagaagaaaagataCGACGGTCGTGGATATAGGAAATAGTATAAGAGGATGTCATCccatgttaaaagaaaaaaaaaaagaaaaaaaaaagataaaacgaAAAGGAAGAAGATGTCCAGGTTCGTGGACAAGCCATCCACCATATCAACTTCTTTCGTCTTCTATCCAAACAAGTACGGCTGGTATTCTCAATTTGGAGCTAGCAAATGTACCGTCAAGCTACGACGAACCTTTGTTAAATGGATGCTGATTAGTTGGTGTTGCCAACATCACGTGTGTTGATGagttgggcgctgtggggccaACGTGATTTATGCGTTTTATatccatccacaccgtcgatacatttttccagcttattttaggtcatgaataaaaaaatgaagaagatatgggcccaccttgatgtatgaattctatatcaatgttgtccatcGTGTTTTTttgtgtatttatttatttatttattttttcagattattttaagcatgGGGTTGAAAAATGAAGCGGCGgaccatattataagaaatagtAGCGATTGAGCgctctactattaaa
This window encodes:
- the LOC131244189 gene encoding uncharacterized protein LOC131244189 gives rise to the protein MVSSSTAATMKSPNHVRSTSLPSRSHPLAQRVEEQLGKLRAWNTLSSSSSSSSSSSSVHPTSEMLCESLNGLVDLYDCVGDLLELPLTQQALVHHRHQKWAEEALDGCLRMLDVRGSAGDVFMKMKEHVQDLQSALRRREPGVGSKVSTFLSSKRKMKKDIKKCLKASKRTENQSTLFPLLGDNQHLGVVIHVLREVRSITISVFETISSFMLVSRPKITLVGRSVVSKWMGMQRVACEGEAKKMSEMERVDATLYSLHSSNVCKDIDAESMQIAQKQLEGLELSIQSLQDGLDCLFRHLIKTRVSLLNIFNH